A window from Streptomyces sp. NBC_00299 encodes these proteins:
- a CDS encoding vWA domain-containing protein, with the protein MANFSKSNVPQFSVDVYQNEYLPEGGREVNAIVTVTATGGGTVGSAVAAPHLYSPGQGPSAGVAIMVDCSGSMDYPPTKIRNARDATAAAIDTLRDGVHFAVIDGTHVAKEVYPGGGRLAVADATTRDQAKQALRRLSAGGGTAIGTWLRLADRLLSSADVAIRHGILLTDGRNEHESPQDLKAALDACAGRFTCDARGVGTDWEVKEVTAIASALLGSSDIVADPAGLAADFTRMMETAMGKEVADVALRVWTPVGTTIKFVKQVAPTVEDLTDRRAEAGPRAGDYPTGSWGDESRDYHVCVEVPAAGLGQEMLAARASLVIPQSDGTAQNLGAQGLVRAVWTDDMVASTSINPQVAHYTGQAELAQVIQQGLDLRKSGDIDGATAKLGRAVQLAGASGNADTAKLLAKVVDVVDAAAGTVRLKAKVAEADEMTLETRSTKTVRVKK; encoded by the coding sequence ATGGCCAACTTCTCGAAATCAAATGTGCCGCAGTTCTCGGTGGACGTGTACCAGAACGAGTACCTCCCGGAGGGCGGTCGCGAGGTCAACGCGATCGTCACCGTGACCGCGACCGGCGGCGGCACCGTCGGCAGCGCGGTCGCCGCGCCCCACCTCTACTCGCCGGGGCAGGGCCCGTCCGCGGGTGTGGCGATCATGGTCGACTGCTCGGGCTCGATGGACTACCCGCCGACCAAGATACGCAACGCCCGCGACGCCACGGCCGCCGCGATCGACACCCTGCGCGACGGCGTGCACTTCGCTGTGATCGACGGCACGCACGTGGCCAAGGAGGTCTACCCGGGCGGCGGCCGTCTGGCGGTCGCCGACGCCACCACTCGCGACCAGGCCAAACAGGCCCTGCGCAGGCTCAGCGCGGGCGGCGGTACGGCCATCGGCACCTGGCTGCGGCTCGCCGACCGCCTGCTGTCCTCGGCCGACGTCGCCATCCGCCACGGCATCCTGCTCACCGACGGCCGCAACGAGCACGAGTCGCCTCAGGACCTCAAAGCCGCCCTCGACGCCTGCGCCGGACGCTTCACCTGTGACGCCCGTGGCGTGGGCACCGACTGGGAAGTGAAAGAAGTCACAGCCATCGCCTCCGCGCTGCTCGGCAGCTCCGACATCGTCGCCGATCCGGCCGGTCTCGCCGCCGACTTCACGCGGATGATGGAGACCGCGATGGGCAAGGAGGTCGCGGACGTCGCCCTGCGGGTGTGGACGCCGGTGGGCACGACCATCAAGTTCGTCAAGCAAGTCGCGCCGACGGTGGAGGACTTGACCGACCGCCGCGCCGAGGCCGGCCCGCGCGCCGGTGACTACCCCACCGGCTCCTGGGGCGACGAGTCCCGTGACTACCACGTATGCGTCGAGGTGCCCGCCGCCGGCCTCGGCCAGGAGATGCTCGCCGCCCGGGCCTCCCTGGTCATCCCGCAGTCCGACGGCACCGCACAGAACTTGGGCGCGCAAGGTCTCGTACGGGCCGTATGGACCGACGACATGGTCGCCTCGACCTCGATCAACCCTCAGGTCGCCCACTACACCGGCCAGGCCGAACTTGCACAAGTCATTCAACAAGGTCTCGATCTTCGCAAGTCGGGCGATATCGATGGAGCAACGGCCAAACTGGGTCGCGCCGTTCAGCTCGCCGGCGCCTCCGGAAATGCCGATACGGCGAAACTCCTTGCGAAGGTGGTGGACGTGGTCGACGCCGCGGCGGGTACTGTGCGACTGAAGGCGAAGGTCGCGGAGGCCGACGAGATGACTCTCGAGACACGGTCCACAAAGACTGTTCGTGTAAAGAAGTGA
- a CDS encoding protein phosphatase 2C domain-containing protein, whose product MSQMPQLSACPSCEWPLESGDRFCGACGYDLSAVPVRPDDHPTIAMNGSVPPPATGAPGADWPVAAPDGAAPEATHLPTDLPGTDSGGRDLPPGTPPPPQVPPAATAPDAAHGTPGVPAPGNHGIPGASPAPDHRAQPGHHASPGHPAVPAPGGPAVPSGPQTPAAPAGPPPSPGSPDAPASGVRFDRPPGPDEYAPAESDGYARPEPDEYALQAPDPRVSAAAPTPPEGTKVCVACRAGRVDHDGYCENCGHAQPRERDHMEQDAGPVAAVSDRGLRHHRNEDAFAVGCTALPDGRPAVLAIVCDGVSSATRPDDASMAASRAASESLLAALPRGAHPQQAMHDAIIAASNAVNALANEPATAREQAPHQNAPACTFVGAIVTAGLLVVGWVGDSRAYWVPVDRSTPPARLTEDDSWAAQMVAAGLMNEAEAYADERAHAITGWLGADAYELEPHTASFKPDRPGVVVVCTDGLWNYAEAADDMADVVPLDAAARPLHSAQVLVGHALDGGGHDNVTVAVLPFPAPPMGAGSA is encoded by the coding sequence ATGTCGCAGATGCCCCAGCTGTCCGCCTGCCCGAGCTGCGAATGGCCGCTCGAGTCGGGTGACCGTTTCTGCGGTGCGTGCGGATATGACCTGTCCGCCGTGCCAGTACGGCCGGACGACCATCCGACCATCGCCATGAACGGCTCGGTGCCGCCGCCTGCCACGGGCGCGCCCGGCGCGGACTGGCCCGTCGCCGCACCGGACGGCGCCGCCCCCGAGGCCACCCATCTGCCGACGGACCTTCCCGGCACCGACTCCGGCGGCCGCGACCTGCCCCCGGGCACGCCGCCGCCCCCGCAGGTGCCGCCGGCGGCGACCGCCCCCGACGCCGCGCACGGCACACCGGGCGTCCCGGCGCCGGGCAACCACGGCATCCCGGGCGCCTCGCCGGCCCCCGACCACCGGGCACAGCCCGGCCACCACGCCTCACCCGGCCACCCGGCCGTCCCGGCCCCGGGCGGCCCCGCCGTGCCCAGCGGCCCGCAGACGCCCGCCGCCCCGGCCGGTCCACCGCCCTCGCCGGGCTCCCCCGACGCCCCGGCCTCCGGCGTACGTTTCGACCGCCCTCCGGGGCCCGACGAGTACGCCCCCGCGGAGTCCGACGGGTACGCCCGTCCCGAGCCGGACGAGTACGCGCTGCAGGCGCCCGACCCGCGCGTGTCCGCCGCCGCGCCGACCCCGCCCGAGGGCACCAAGGTGTGCGTGGCGTGTCGCGCGGGCCGCGTCGACCACGACGGGTACTGCGAGAACTGCGGGCACGCCCAGCCGCGCGAGCGCGACCACATGGAGCAGGACGCCGGCCCCGTCGCCGCCGTCAGCGACCGCGGCCTGCGCCACCACCGCAACGAGGACGCGTTCGCCGTCGGCTGCACCGCGCTGCCCGACGGCCGGCCCGCGGTCCTGGCGATCGTCTGCGACGGCGTGTCCTCGGCGACCCGTCCCGACGACGCCTCGATGGCCGCGTCCCGGGCCGCGAGCGAGTCGCTGCTGGCCGCCCTGCCACGCGGCGCACACCCGCAGCAGGCCATGCACGACGCGATCATCGCGGCCTCCAACGCGGTCAACGCGCTCGCCAACGAGCCGGCCACGGCCCGCGAGCAAGCCCCGCACCAGAACGCGCCGGCCTGCACCTTCGTCGGCGCCATCGTCACCGCGGGCCTGCTGGTCGTCGGCTGGGTCGGCGACAGCCGCGCCTACTGGGTCCCGGTGGACCGCAGCACACCCCCGGCCCGGCTCACCGAGGACGACTCCTGGGCCGCGCAGATGGTCGCCGCGGGTCTGATGAACGAGGCCGAGGCGTACGCCGACGAGCGCGCCCACGCCATCACGGGCTGGCTCGGCGCGGACGCCTACGAACTGGAGCCGCACACCGCTTCCTTCAAGCCGGACCGGCCGGGTGTGGTGGTGGTGTGCACGGACGGCCTGTGGAACTACGCGGAGGCGGCCGACGACATGGCCGACGTCGTGCCTCTCGACGCCGCCGCGCGGCCCCTGCACAGCGCCCAGGTCCTCGTCGGACACGCGCTCGACGGCGGGGGCCACGACAACGTAACAGTGGCCGTCCTGCCGTTCCCGGCGCCGCCGATGGGGGCAGGATCGGCCTGA
- a CDS encoding serine/threonine-protein kinase — protein sequence MSQPQQSCQRPDCGGAYEDVGGGELYCDTCGLAPVVSATGTVGSPPTGVTAGGKASRGSAGSGSSRSSSRTSSQSSKSRRSVSGRLSRSLSGRSTGRSVSVRSSGSTSGSSGRGRLGVGLVQVPDVPRPDPRAMVLENPEVPERKRFCSRSDCGAPVGRARGDRPGRTEGFCTKCGHPYSFVPKLKSGDIVHGQYEVAGCLAHGGLGWVYLAVDRAVSDRWVVLKGLLDTGDQDAMAAAISERRFLAEIEHANIVRIYNFVEHLDQRTGSLDGYIVMEYVGGKSLKEIANSRRTGTGKRDPLPVEQACAYGIEALEALGHLHGRNLLYCDFKVDNAIQTEDQLKLIDMGAVRRMDDDESAIYGTVGYQAPEVADVGPSVASDLYTVARTLAVLTFDFQGYTNVYADSLPDPDNIEVFHRYESFYRLLVRATDPDPARRFASAQEMTEQLTGVLREVVSLQTGRARPALSTLFGPEVRVTDTELFPKLDGEVSRLGARVAPAGKGAAALAGAPANAPAAGAAAGAGIVRFVDAPVAALALPVPHVDPADPNAGFLAGLMTTAPAELLGALAAAPTPSAETRLRQVRAWLENGDTRTAHEQLLELEDERPDDWRVVWYRGVAALGIGDHEGAALAFDAIYDAFPGEPAPKLALGLCAEVLGQLDNAAEYYRLVWSTDPSYVSAAFGLARVQLATGDRRGAVGTLESVPESSIHYTAARVAAVRARLRQRTAAAADVRFLDDLTAAAGQVEALDAYGLDPARREQLSAEVLGCALDWILSGGQGSAPPAAAGGRTLLGSGLDERGLRFGLERSYRTLARLARGGEERIDLVERANRYRPRTWV from the coding sequence ATGAGTCAGCCACAGCAGAGCTGTCAGCGACCGGACTGCGGCGGGGCGTACGAGGACGTGGGCGGCGGTGAGCTGTACTGCGACACCTGCGGGCTCGCCCCGGTCGTCTCGGCGACCGGCACGGTCGGCTCGCCGCCCACCGGGGTGACGGCCGGCGGCAAGGCGTCGCGCGGGTCGGCGGGCAGCGGCAGCTCCCGTTCGTCGTCCCGTACGTCGTCCCAGTCGTCGAAGTCCCGGCGTTCGGTGTCGGGACGGCTGTCGCGTTCGCTTTCGGGCCGTTCCACGGGCCGCTCGGTGTCGGTGCGCAGCTCCGGTTCCACGTCCGGCTCCAGTGGCCGCGGGCGGCTCGGTGTCGGCCTGGTCCAGGTCCCGGACGTGCCGCGCCCCGACCCGCGCGCGATGGTGCTGGAGAACCCGGAGGTGCCCGAGCGCAAGCGGTTCTGCTCCCGCTCGGACTGCGGCGCACCCGTCGGCCGGGCCCGCGGCGACCGGCCGGGCCGTACGGAGGGCTTCTGCACGAAGTGCGGCCACCCGTACTCCTTCGTCCCGAAGCTGAAGTCCGGCGACATCGTGCACGGCCAGTACGAGGTCGCGGGCTGTCTGGCGCACGGCGGCCTCGGCTGGGTCTACCTCGCCGTGGACCGCGCGGTCTCCGACCGCTGGGTGGTGCTCAAGGGTCTGCTCGACACCGGCGACCAGGACGCGATGGCGGCGGCGATCTCCGAGCGGCGCTTCCTCGCGGAGATCGAGCACGCAAACATCGTGCGGATCTACAACTTCGTCGAGCACCTCGACCAGCGCACGGGCTCCCTCGACGGCTACATCGTGATGGAGTACGTCGGCGGCAAGTCGCTGAAGGAGATCGCCAATTCACGCCGTACCGGGACGGGCAAGCGGGACCCGCTGCCCGTGGAGCAGGCCTGCGCGTACGGCATCGAGGCGCTGGAGGCCCTCGGCCACCTGCACGGCCGCAACCTCCTGTACTGCGACTTCAAGGTCGACAACGCCATCCAGACCGAGGACCAGCTCAAGCTGATCGACATGGGCGCGGTGCGCAGAATGGACGACGACGAGTCGGCCATCTACGGCACGGTGGGCTACCAGGCGCCCGAGGTCGCGGACGTCGGCCCGTCGGTGGCCTCGGACCTGTACACGGTCGCCCGCACGCTCGCCGTCCTGACCTTCGACTTCCAGGGCTACACGAACGTCTACGCCGACTCGCTGCCCGACCCCGACAACATCGAGGTCTTCCACCGGTACGAGTCCTTCTACCGTCTCCTGGTCCGCGCCACGGACCCCGACCCGGCCCGCCGCTTCGCCTCCGCCCAGGAGATGACGGAGCAGCTCACGGGCGTACTGCGCGAGGTCGTCTCCCTGCAGACGGGCCGCGCGAGGCCCGCCCTGTCGACGCTGTTCGGCCCCGAAGTACGGGTCACGGACACCGAGTTGTTCCCCAAGCTGGACGGGGAGGTCTCGCGGTTGGGGGCGCGGGTGGCACCTGCCGGGAAGGGGGCCGCCGCCCTCGCCGGCGCCCCCGCGAACGCGCCGGCCGCCGGTGCCGCCGCGGGCGCCGGCATCGTCAGGTTCGTCGACGCCCCCGTCGCCGCCCTCGCGCTGCCCGTCCCCCATGTCGACCCCGCCGACCCCAACGCCGGTTTCCTCGCCGGTCTGATGACCACCGCGCCGGCCGAGCTGCTCGGCGCCCTCGCCGCCGCGCCGACGCCGTCGGCGGAGACACGGCTGCGGCAGGTGCGGGCCTGGCTGGAGAACGGCGACACCCGCACCGCTCACGAACAGCTGCTGGAGCTGGAGGACGAGCGGCCCGACGACTGGCGGGTCGTCTGGTACCGCGGCGTGGCGGCGCTCGGCATCGGCGACCACGAAGGCGCCGCGCTCGCCTTCGACGCGATCTACGACGCCTTCCCCGGCGAACCCGCCCCCAAGTTGGCCCTGGGCCTGTGCGCGGAGGTGCTGGGCCAGCTGGACAACGCCGCCGAGTACTACCGCCTGGTGTGGTCCACCGACCCGAGCTATGTGAGCGCGGCCTTCGGTCTCGCCCGCGTCCAGCTCGCGACCGGCGACCGCCGCGGCGCGGTCGGAACCCTGGAGTCGGTTCCGGAAAGCTCCATTCACTACACGGCCGCACGCGTGGCGGCCGTCCGCGCCCGGCTGCGTCAACGCACGGCGGCCGCCGCTGACGTACGGTTCCTGGACGACCTGACCGCCGCCGCGGGCCAGGTCGAGGCGCTGGACGCGTATGGTCTGGACCCGGCGCGCCGGGAGCAGTTGTCGGCGGAAGTCCTCGGTTGCGCGCTGGACTGGATACTCTCCGGTGGCCAGGGTTCCGCCCCGCCTGCCGCCGCCGGAGGACGGACGCTGCTCGGCAGCGGCCTGGACGAGCGGGGACTGCGTTTCGGCCTGGAGCGTTCGTACCGCACGCTGGCCCGGCTCGCGCGGGGCGGCGAGGAGAGGATCGACCTGGTGGAACGAGCCAACCGTTACCGCCCCCGGACGTGGGTGTAG
- a CDS encoding glutamate ABC transporter substrate-binding protein, which translates to MNARDGSGSPRAVTGPWRSLRTGLRGWGGVGAMALLVALTVTFALLLPLAQLRGGEDGPATGSQGLARVSQAKAEDCENPQDQSLSPSGGNDGTPTVDAIKARKDRRLIVGVDTNSYRWGYLDPNNPSGELEGFDIDLVHRIAEDILGDRDAVQFKAIPTSRRVEAIQKGEVDMVVRTMTINCDRIGQVTFSAPYFVTGQQVLAPKTSKITGFDKTLADRKVCSAQGSTAYDNLEAGRKSGDLPDSTDITTTVPNQLDCLVKLQLGEVDAVVTDGALAASQAAQDPTVELKGGLFTDEYYGVAMKLGSEDLVRQVNRTLENYVEDGGWKTSYEKWLHPTMDQGDKKSASATPPDAKYK; encoded by the coding sequence ATGAACGCACGCGATGGCTCGGGTTCCCCCCGGGCCGTGACCGGCCCATGGCGGAGCCTGCGCACCGGCCTGCGCGGCTGGGGCGGCGTAGGCGCGATGGCGCTCCTCGTCGCCCTGACGGTGACCTTCGCCCTGCTGCTGCCCCTGGCACAGCTCCGCGGCGGCGAGGACGGCCCGGCCACCGGGAGCCAGGGCCTCGCCCGGGTCAGTCAGGCGAAGGCGGAGGACTGCGAGAACCCGCAGGACCAGAGCCTCTCCCCGTCCGGCGGGAACGACGGCACCCCGACCGTCGACGCCATCAAGGCCCGCAAGGACCGCCGCCTGATCGTCGGCGTCGACACCAACAGCTACCGCTGGGGCTACCTCGACCCGAACAACCCCTCCGGCGAGCTGGAGGGCTTCGACATCGACCTGGTCCACCGGATCGCCGAGGACATCCTCGGCGACCGCGACGCGGTGCAGTTCAAGGCCATCCCGACCAGCCGCCGTGTCGAGGCGATCCAGAAGGGCGAGGTCGACATGGTGGTCCGCACCATGACGATCAACTGCGACCGCATCGGGCAAGTCACCTTCTCCGCACCGTACTTCGTCACCGGCCAGCAGGTCCTGGCCCCCAAGACCTCGAAGATCACCGGGTTCGACAAAACCCTGGCCGACAGGAAGGTGTGTTCGGCGCAGGGATCCACCGCGTACGACAACCTGGAAGCAGGCCGCAAGTCCGGCGACCTTCCCGACTCCACCGACATCACGACCACCGTCCCCAACCAGCTCGACTGCCTGGTGAAGTTGCAGCTCGGCGAGGTCGACGCGGTCGTCACGGACGGCGCGCTCGCGGCCAGCCAGGCCGCACAGGACCCGACGGTGGAACTCAAGGGCGGCCTGTTCACGGACGAGTACTACGGCGTGGCGATGAAACTGGGCTCCGAAGATCTGGTACGCCAGGTCAACCGGACCCTGGAGAACTACGTCGAGGACGGCGGCTGGAAGACGTCGTACGAGAAGTGGCTGCATCCGACCATGGACCAGGGCGACAAGAAGTCGGCGTCGGCGACCCCTCCCGACGCGAAGTACAAGTGA